A genomic segment from Candidatus Margulisiibacteriota bacterium encodes:
- a CDS encoding glycosyltransferase, producing MLKPNLNIAFVGNYSPRICGIATFTTDLCEATAKQLGRKSNVFTVAVNDTDQGYPYPRRVEFTLQRNQQSDYYEAANFINSSNADVVCVQHEYGIYGGWDGVYILSLISSLSVPVVVVLHTVLKNPTPNQKKIIQEMAQRANKLVVMSELAVTLLQEVYAVPAEKIKMVYHGTPDFTSLDNSHYKKRFRVEGNQTLLTFGLLSPNKGIETVIKALPKLVKDFPRLIYIVLGKTHPNVLKEYGEKYRAGLVALVDELGLNEHVIFDDRFVSLEELYAWLMAADIYITPYLNEAQIVSGTLSYAIGAGNAIISTPYWYAKEMLSENRGQLINFGDSEALSSSLRDLLGDKKKLKSMRDKSYKFGRQMRWEKVSEKYLEVFRQAKSGGVKRSLVLKTPALLMREPAFDLAHLKRLTDGTGLIQHAKYIVPDRHTGYCLDDNSRALMLCAWAFFLLQSEDARALIPTYFSFTHFLQNPDGNFHNFIDYQRRFLDETGSDDAFGRALWALGFIIWRPPRNAYRSLACECFHKALPQVRGLNLRGKALAMLGMTSYLRCYQGDESVTALLRECADHLLAVHQDVSDDNWRWFEDIICYDNGIMPMALFQTYSILHEEKYLRVARETLDFLEKVTSNNGRLSLVGSRGWYKKGGERGQYDQQPIDATAMVLAYQSAYRVTRETAYLKKMRWAFGWFLGENDMGMSLYDHETKGCADGLLPEGVSLNQGGESTVSFLMALLAMIEEYELEGST from the coding sequence ATGCTGAAACCGAACCTTAACATCGCTTTTGTCGGCAATTATTCACCGCGCATTTGCGGGATCGCCACTTTTACCACCGACCTTTGCGAAGCGACCGCCAAACAGCTGGGACGCAAGTCCAACGTCTTTACGGTCGCCGTCAACGACACCGACCAGGGGTACCCTTATCCGCGCCGGGTTGAATTTACCCTGCAAAGGAACCAGCAGAGCGATTATTACGAAGCGGCCAATTTTATCAACTCCAGCAATGCCGATGTGGTCTGCGTCCAGCACGAATACGGGATCTACGGCGGCTGGGACGGCGTTTATATCCTCTCCCTGATCTCCAGCTTGAGCGTGCCGGTGGTCGTGGTTTTGCACACGGTCCTCAAGAACCCGACCCCCAACCAGAAAAAGATCATTCAGGAGATGGCCCAGCGGGCCAACAAGCTGGTCGTCATGAGCGAGCTGGCGGTGACCTTGCTCCAAGAGGTCTACGCGGTCCCGGCCGAGAAGATAAAAATGGTCTATCACGGCACCCCCGATTTTACATCTCTCGATAACAGCCATTACAAGAAACGTTTTCGGGTCGAAGGGAACCAGACCCTGCTGACCTTTGGCCTGCTTAGCCCGAACAAGGGGATCGAAACGGTCATCAAAGCTCTTCCCAAACTGGTGAAGGATTTTCCCCGGCTGATCTATATTGTGCTGGGGAAGACCCATCCCAATGTCCTGAAAGAGTACGGCGAAAAATACCGGGCCGGCCTGGTCGCCCTGGTCGACGAACTCGGCCTCAATGAGCACGTGATCTTTGACGACCGCTTTGTCAGCCTGGAAGAGCTCTACGCCTGGCTGATGGCGGCCGATATTTACATCACCCCTTACCTGAACGAGGCGCAGATCGTCAGCGGGACCCTTTCTTACGCGATCGGTGCGGGGAATGCCATTATTTCGACCCCGTACTGGTATGCCAAGGAGATGCTCTCCGAGAACCGGGGCCAATTGATAAACTTCGGCGATTCCGAGGCTCTCTCTTCCTCGCTCCGCGATCTTTTGGGGGACAAAAAGAAGCTCAAATCAATGCGCGACAAGTCCTATAAATTCGGCCGGCAGATGCGCTGGGAAAAAGTTTCGGAAAAGTACCTGGAGGTATTCCGGCAGGCCAAGTCAGGAGGGGTAAAAAGGTCCCTGGTACTGAAAACACCCGCCCTGCTGATGCGCGAACCGGCCTTTGACCTGGCCCATTTAAAGCGCCTGACCGACGGGACCGGGTTGATCCAGCATGCCAAATATATTGTTCCCGACCGGCATACCGGTTACTGTCTCGACGATAATTCCCGCGCCCTGATGTTGTGCGCCTGGGCGTTCTTTCTTTTACAGAGCGAAGACGCGCGCGCCCTTATTCCCACTTACTTCAGCTTTACCCATTTCCTGCAAAACCCCGACGGAAACTTCCATAATTTTATCGATTACCAGCGCCGCTTTTTGGACGAGACCGGCTCGGACGATGCCTTTGGGCGGGCCCTTTGGGCGCTCGGGTTCATCATCTGGCGGCCGCCGCGCAACGCCTACCGCTCTCTTGCCTGCGAATGTTTTCACAAGGCTCTCCCCCAGGTGCGCGGCCTGAACCTGCGGGGGAAGGCGCTGGCAATGCTCGGGATGACCTCATATTTGCGCTGTTACCAGGGGGACGAGAGCGTCACCGCTCTCCTGCGCGAATGCGCCGACCATCTTCTGGCGGTGCACCAGGATGTTTCAGACGATAACTGGCGCTGGTTCGAAGATATCATCTGCTACGACAATGGGATCATGCCGATGGCACTTTTTCAAACCTATTCCATTCTTCACGAAGAAAAATATCTGCGGGTCGCCAGGGAGACGCTCGACTTTTTGGAGAAAGTGACCAGCAACAACGGCCGCCTGTCGCTGGTCGGCAGCCGGGGCTGGTACAAAAAAGGGGGGGAGAGGGGGCAGTACGACCAACAGCCGATCGACGCGACCGCCATGGTCCTGGCCTACCAGTCGGCTTACCGGGTGACCCGGGAGACGGCGTACCTCAAAAAGATGCGCTGGGCTTTTGGCTGGTTCCTGGGAGAGAACGACATGGGGATGTCTTTGTACGATCACGAGACCAAAGGGTGTGCCGACGGCCTGCTCCCTGAAGGAGTAAGTTTGAACCAGGGGGGCGAGAGTACCGTCTCTTTTCTCATGGCGCTTTTGGCGATGATCGAAGAATACGAACTCGAAGGTTCGACCTAA
- the hydG gene encoding [FeFe] hydrogenase H-cluster radical SAM maturase HydG — protein sequence MIDERGIGSLLTAAKSPDQGLVREILAKAGEGKGLTPQETAPLLQCDDKDLVGQIFQTASRVKEQIYGKRMVLFAPLYVTNECVNNCLYCGFRKDNTGLIRKTLSLPELAEEVTILENTGHKRILMVFGEHPKYANIDFIEQAIDRAYSVKTEKGEIRRINVNLAPLSLEDFKRLKAAKIGTYQAFQETYHRETYKKMHPSGKKADYDWRLSAFDRAQQAGIDDLGAGVLFGLYDYKFEVLALLFHSMHLEKEYRSGPHTISVPRLEPALNAPAANQPPHPVSDYEFKKLVAIIRLAVPYTGMILSTRESAALRNELIGLGISQLSAGSRTYPGGYKDQSAHVAVEEQFQIEDDRTLDQVINDLCVIGHIPSFCTACYRLGRTGEHFMGFAKTGFIREFCTPNALLTFKEYLLDHASSATREIGERVLTEHLAEMKNEPALGKTKEKLSQLEQGARDLYF from the coding sequence ATGATCGATGAGCGGGGAATTGGATCGCTATTAACCGCGGCCAAAAGTCCTGACCAGGGGTTGGTTAGGGAGATCCTGGCCAAGGCCGGGGAGGGGAAGGGGTTGACCCCGCAAGAGACCGCCCCCCTTTTGCAGTGCGACGATAAAGATCTGGTTGGGCAAATATTCCAGACCGCCAGTAGAGTGAAAGAACAAATATACGGTAAACGGATGGTCCTCTTTGCCCCGCTATACGTGACGAATGAATGCGTCAACAATTGTCTTTATTGCGGTTTTCGCAAAGATAATACCGGGTTGATCCGCAAAACCCTCTCCCTGCCGGAACTGGCGGAAGAAGTTACAATCCTCGAAAACACGGGACATAAAAGAATATTGATGGTTTTCGGGGAGCATCCCAAATACGCGAACATTGATTTTATTGAGCAAGCGATCGATCGGGCTTATTCCGTCAAGACCGAAAAAGGCGAGATTCGGAGAATTAACGTTAATTTGGCCCCACTTTCCCTAGAAGACTTTAAACGACTTAAAGCGGCGAAGATCGGCACGTACCAGGCTTTTCAGGAGACGTATCATCGGGAAACATATAAAAAGATGCACCCTTCGGGGAAAAAAGCCGATTATGATTGGCGTCTCTCCGCTTTTGATCGGGCCCAACAGGCCGGAATTGACGATCTTGGTGCCGGCGTGTTGTTCGGCCTGTACGATTATAAATTTGAGGTCCTGGCTTTGCTTTTTCATTCAATGCACTTGGAAAAGGAATATAGATCAGGCCCACATACCATTTCGGTTCCCCGGCTTGAGCCGGCACTCAACGCTCCCGCGGCCAATCAGCCGCCGCACCCTGTTTCTGATTATGAATTCAAGAAGCTCGTGGCGATTATCCGCCTGGCCGTCCCTTATACCGGGATGATCCTCTCAACCCGGGAATCCGCCGCATTGAGAAACGAGCTGATTGGGTTAGGCATTTCCCAACTCTCCGCCGGTTCCAGGACCTATCCGGGAGGATACAAGGACCAGTCGGCGCATGTGGCGGTCGAAGAGCAATTCCAGATCGAGGATGATCGGACGCTTGATCAGGTAATTAACGACCTATGCGTGATCGGACATATTCCCAGCTTTTGCACCGCCTGTTATCGTCTCGGCAGGACCGGCGAGCATTTTATGGGTTTTGCCAAGACCGGGTTCATCCGCGAATTTTGCACCCCCAACGCCCTGTTGACCTTTAAAGAATATCTTTTGGATCACGCATCGTCTGCCACCAGGGAGATCGGCGAGCGGGTTTTAACGGAACATTTGGCGGAAATGAAGAATGAGCCAGCCCTCGGAAAAACAAAAGAGAAGTTAAGCCAATTGGAACAGGGAGCAAGGGACCTGTATTTCTAG
- a CDS encoding bifunctional aspartate transaminase/aspartate 4-decarboxylase, with protein MSGKEEKKYESLSPFELKNKLIAMAKERGEKTMLNAGRGNPNWVAMVPRKGFAEFLLFAVAESERRPHRPRIGNVPEKHGIAGRLREFLQSRPGLDGTKFLRAALDYVEHEMKIDPDEFTLEMCDAILGDHYPTPDRMLTLSERIVHQYLTREMGLGGQWDLFATEGGTAAMDYIFYSLKANKLFKVRDRIALGTPIFTPYIEIPRLNDYRFVEVNIEQDENNDWQYPDAELKKLEDPKIKAFFLVNPSNPTSVAVHQKSLDKIAKLVDTKRKDLIILTDDVYGTFVNGFRSLAAAAPRNTILVYSFSKYFGATGWRLGVIGLRSDNVLDGLIKQLPGKELKELRQRYCHVEFDPDNMRLIDRMVADSRSVALHHTAGLSTPQQVMMVFFSLYCLCDGKGVYKQEAQSIVRERFEALYKNLGIPAPRHEADAHYYSTIDIPALAEQRYGKEFSAWLVEQHEPIDFIWRLAEEKGVVLLDGGGFDAPNMSIRVSLANLQLDAYEKIGRGVSDLLAQYHQEWGGK; from the coding sequence ATGAGCGGAAAAGAAGAAAAAAAATATGAGTCGTTGAGCCCCTTTGAACTGAAGAACAAACTGATCGCCATGGCCAAAGAGCGGGGAGAAAAGACCATGCTTAACGCCGGCCGGGGGAATCCCAACTGGGTCGCAATGGTCCCGCGCAAGGGGTTCGCGGAGTTCCTGCTTTTTGCGGTGGCGGAATCGGAGCGGCGGCCCCATCGCCCCAGGATCGGGAATGTTCCGGAAAAGCACGGCATTGCCGGGCGGCTGCGGGAATTCCTGCAAAGCCGGCCGGGCCTGGACGGAACAAAGTTTTTGCGGGCCGCCCTGGACTATGTTGAACACGAAATGAAGATCGACCCCGATGAATTTACGCTGGAGATGTGCGACGCCATATTGGGGGACCACTATCCGACGCCGGACCGGATGCTTACTCTCTCTGAACGGATCGTCCACCAATATTTGACGCGGGAAATGGGGCTTGGCGGCCAATGGGACCTCTTCGCGACCGAAGGGGGGACTGCGGCGATGGATTATATTTTTTATTCCCTCAAGGCGAACAAGCTTTTCAAGGTCAGGGACAGGATCGCCCTGGGGACCCCGATCTTTACCCCGTATATCGAGATCCCGCGGCTGAACGACTACCGGTTTGTCGAGGTCAATATTGAGCAGGATGAGAACAACGACTGGCAGTATCCGGACGCCGAGCTCAAAAAGCTTGAAGATCCCAAAATAAAAGCTTTTTTCCTGGTCAATCCTTCCAACCCCACTTCGGTCGCCGTGCATCAAAAGTCCCTGGACAAGATCGCGAAGCTGGTCGACACCAAAAGAAAAGACCTTATTATCCTGACCGACGACGTCTACGGGACCTTTGTCAACGGCTTCCGCTCCCTGGCGGCGGCCGCTCCCCGGAACACTATCCTGGTCTATTCGTTCTCCAAATACTTTGGGGCGACCGGCTGGCGGTTGGGGGTGATCGGCCTCCGGTCTGACAATGTACTGGATGGCCTGATCAAACAGCTCCCGGGCAAAGAATTAAAAGAACTGCGTCAGCGCTATTGCCACGTGGAGTTTGATCCGGACAATATGCGGCTGATCGACCGGATGGTGGCCGACAGCCGCTCGGTGGCGCTGCATCACACCGCCGGGCTTTCGACCCCCCAGCAGGTGATGATGGTATTTTTCTCCCTTTATTGTTTGTGCGATGGCAAGGGGGTTTATAAACAGGAGGCGCAATCCATTGTCCGCGAACGGTTTGAAGCGCTGTATAAGAACCTTGGGATCCCGGCCCCCCGGCACGAAGCCGACGCCCATTACTATTCCACCATCGATATCCCCGCCCTGGCGGAGCAGCGTTACGGGAAAGAGTTCTCGGCCTGGCTGGTGGAACAGCATGAGCCGATCGACTTTATCTGGCGGCTGGCGGAAGAAAAAGGGGTAGTTTTGCTGGACGGGGGAGGGTTTGACGCCCCCAACATGTCGATCCGGGTCTCCCTGGCCAACCTGCAGCTTGACGCGTACGAAAAGATCGGCCGTGGGGTCAGTGATCTGCTGGCGCAGTACCATCAAGAGTGGGGGGGGAAGTAA
- the aspT gene encoding aspartate-alanine antiporter, which yields MFELFSGLCRAYPQLTVFLAIAVGYFVGRIKIFGFTPGSTVGVLLAALVLGQMNIEVHELLREVAFALFIFAIGYKVGPSFFSALKKDGLSYIWVSLVLAVSGLITALALGKIFAFDPGTTAGLLAGAMTQSTIIGTADGAIKALPITDQAKTLMQSNVAVAYAITYIFGVAGLIIFYRLVPKIMGLDLKKEARTLEAKMGGSGEEERPEIFSWYKQVNLRAYKLTDRQMAGKTVKELEAVFPDKVALEKIKRGGELISYDPETVVRLGDELVLTGGYKGLCSAPELIGPEIDDQLLLGLEGEVLDVVVLNKAVVGKSLEELSKSIGHGCFLKRIRREEHDLPLIPGTMINNCDILTLAGSRDDLEKYIAYLGYVERPTAMTDLVMVGIGCFLGTLAGLLSITVLGIPVSLGIGGGILVAGLVSGWLRSVHPTFGMIPGGGQWILTDLGLNLFVACVGLSAGPLALQAIKTMGVTVFIAGAILTLVPHIVSIIFGRLVLKMDQLVLFGALTGAGTATPSLNALKDESESAVPALGFAVPYAIGNVILTVWGTIIVHVMALAR from the coding sequence ATGTTCGAATTATTTTCCGGTTTATGCCGCGCCTATCCCCAGCTGACGGTTTTTCTGGCGATCGCGGTCGGTTATTTTGTCGGCAGGATCAAGATCTTTGGCTTTACTCCGGGTTCGACCGTCGGGGTCCTGCTGGCCGCGCTGGTCCTGGGGCAGATGAACATCGAGGTCCACGAGCTGCTGCGGGAAGTCGCCTTTGCCCTTTTTATTTTTGCCATCGGCTACAAGGTCGGGCCTTCGTTCTTCAGCGCGCTAAAAAAAGACGGCTTGAGCTACATTTGGGTCTCTCTGGTCCTGGCGGTCTCCGGTTTGATCACCGCTCTGGCCCTGGGGAAGATCTTTGCTTTTGATCCCGGCACTACCGCCGGTCTACTGGCCGGGGCAATGACCCAGTCGACCATTATAGGGACGGCCGATGGGGCGATCAAGGCCCTTCCCATTACCGACCAGGCTAAAACCTTGATGCAGAGCAACGTTGCCGTCGCCTATGCGATTACATATATATTCGGGGTGGCAGGGTTGATCATTTTTTACCGGCTCGTGCCAAAGATCATGGGACTTGATCTAAAAAAAGAAGCCCGGACGCTGGAAGCGAAAATGGGGGGCTCCGGGGAAGAAGAGCGGCCGGAAATATTTTCCTGGTACAAGCAGGTCAACCTGCGGGCATATAAATTAACCGATCGTCAAATGGCCGGAAAAACGGTCAAAGAGCTTGAAGCAGTTTTTCCGGACAAGGTCGCGCTGGAAAAGATCAAACGCGGGGGAGAACTGATCTCTTATGATCCGGAGACGGTTGTCCGGCTTGGGGACGAGCTTGTGTTGACCGGCGGTTATAAGGGATTGTGTTCCGCTCCGGAGCTGATCGGGCCGGAAATTGACGATCAACTTTTACTTGGCCTGGAAGGAGAGGTCCTGGATGTGGTGGTCCTGAATAAAGCGGTGGTGGGGAAGAGCCTTGAGGAATTGAGCAAAAGCATTGGGCATGGCTGTTTCCTGAAGCGGATCAGGAGGGAAGAGCATGACCTGCCGCTCATCCCGGGGACGATGATCAACAATTGCGATATTCTGACCCTGGCCGGTTCCCGCGACGACCTGGAAAAATATATCGCCTATCTGGGTTACGTGGAACGACCTACCGCTATGACCGACCTGGTGATGGTGGGGATCGGCTGTTTTTTGGGGACCCTGGCCGGACTGCTTTCCATTACTGTATTGGGGATCCCGGTCTCGCTCGGGATCGGCGGCGGTATTCTGGTCGCCGGGCTGGTCAGCGGCTGGCTGCGGTCTGTCCATCCTACTTTTGGCATGATCCCCGGAGGGGGACAATGGATATTGACCGACCTGGGGCTTAATCTTTTTGTCGCCTGCGTCGGGCTTAGCGCCGGGCCGCTCGCTCTGCAGGCGATCAAGACCATGGGAGTGACGGTCTTTATCGCGGGTGCGATTCTGACCCTGGTCCCGCATATCGTCAGCATTATCTTTGGCCGTTTGGTGTTGAAAATGGACCAGTTGGTCCTTTTTGGGGCGTTGACCGGAGCGGGGACCGCCACTCCATCGCTCAATGCCCTCAAAGACGAAAGCGAGAGCGCGGTCCCGGCCCTTGGCTTCGCGGTCCCTTACGCGATCGGCAATGTCATCTTGACCGTCTGGGGGACGATCATCGTCCATGTCATGGCGCTGGCGCGCTGA
- the greA gene encoding transcription elongation factor GreA, translating to MGELITKENFEKLRQKLEELKKRRVKISKVIGEAREHGDLRENSAYHTAKDEQGLNEMRIRDLEAKLANATIVEKGQMPKGDGISLGSTVKVKALDNGSELEFTLVTEMESDPLENKISTDSPIGEAVFGCKVGDKVEVEVPRGLIKYQILEIS from the coding sequence ATGGGAGAATTAATAACTAAAGAGAACTTTGAGAAATTGCGGCAGAAACTGGAAGAGCTCAAAAAGCGCCGGGTTAAGATATCAAAGGTGATCGGCGAAGCGCGGGAGCATGGTGACCTTCGGGAGAATTCCGCTTATCATACCGCCAAAGATGAACAGGGGCTTAACGAAATGCGGATCCGCGATCTGGAAGCCAAGCTCGCCAATGCGACGATCGTTGAGAAAGGGCAGATGCCTAAAGGGGACGGGATCTCTCTTGGGTCAACGGTAAAGGTCAAAGCGCTCGATAACGGGAGCGAACTAGAGTTCACCCTGGTGACGGAAATGGAAAGCGATCCTCTGGAGAATAAGATCTCAACCGATTCCCCGATCGGTGAAGCGGTCTTTGGATGCAAAGTGGGGGACAAGGTCGAAGTAGAGGTTCCCCGGGGGCTGATCAAATATCAAATTTTGGAGATATCATAA
- a CDS encoding CPBP family intramembrane metalloprotease, giving the protein MKKNRSYAYIVAVLVLSWIVQYVLFSGMLPEKYLSLYMFVPAALAFVFFLFGNDPWKRQAALFTRRTSLWSWIFALIYPLIWFGIIIAIALAAGLGKFNADALAVVASWPFLTSFITMVLIMAPVVFGEEYGWRGYLLPELDKKHGRVWATVITGLVWGLWHIPSYYITYSQAGLGNPILLTAIAVIFVTVGAFPYTYLFYLNGNLLPCVLFHAVYDKAAGVAFFSTSGSTGPGQGAPGLLTIHWPYVLGLVIVTGSVLAVFLAREFVKSNFGSPERFQ; this is encoded by the coding sequence ATGAAAAAAAATCGTTCTTATGCTTATATTGTCGCGGTTTTGGTCTTGAGCTGGATCGTGCAATACGTCCTGTTTTCGGGAATGCTGCCGGAAAAATATCTTTCTCTTTACATGTTCGTTCCGGCGGCGCTCGCTTTTGTTTTTTTCCTGTTCGGCAATGACCCATGGAAAAGACAGGCGGCCCTCTTTACCCGCCGGACCAGCCTCTGGTCATGGATCTTTGCCCTGATCTATCCTTTGATCTGGTTCGGCATAATTATCGCGATCGCCCTGGCCGCCGGTTTGGGGAAATTCAACGCCGACGCTCTCGCGGTTGTCGCCAGCTGGCCATTCCTGACCAGCTTTATCACTATGGTGCTTATTATGGCGCCGGTCGTTTTTGGCGAAGAGTACGGCTGGCGGGGTTATCTCCTGCCGGAGTTGGACAAAAAGCACGGCCGGGTTTGGGCGACCGTGATCACCGGTCTGGTTTGGGGGCTCTGGCATATCCCTTCATATTATATAACCTACAGCCAGGCCGGATTGGGGAATCCGATCCTGTTGACCGCGATCGCCGTGATCTTTGTGACGGTCGGCGCTTTCCCTTACACTTATCTGTTTTATTTGAACGGCAATCTTCTCCCCTGTGTTCTGTTCCATGCGGTTTATGACAAGGCGGCCGGGGTGGCGTTCTTTTCCACTTCGGGCAGTACCGGTCCCGGCCAGGGAGCGCCAGGGTTGTTGACGATCCACTGGCCTTATGTCCTCGGCCTGGTCATTGTGACCGGTTCGGTCCTGGCCGTTTTTCTTGCCCGTGAATTTGTCAAATCAAACTTTGGGAGTCCGGAGCGATTTCAGTAA
- a CDS encoding transglutaminase-like domain-containing protein: MKRFLILGFFCLLISVIVVSCANPFASPGEKLFTQAKEIEMKTEYFGAFDHYLSAITKLRAEGKIGQVNECRDALTRVEKITSTYSLSEEAARGMIKQALPDIPESTIDQVIKEGRLPSLKIGGTVYYFVDFLNTLAHIYPKLRGEQSASALGKSTNFFQIMSRYIYAKDDLLPGQTLTNPISYRAKGEISIPRKSLPDKGLYKVWLPLPLVTAAQQDIKLISIYPREYLKYPLKQDGDLGVAYFEIPLEEIKDDLSIGLEILFTHYEERFKVDPDKIGQYDRQSPLYKQYTASGKNIALTPAIRAKARQLAGREKNPYKIAKIFYDHIVWDLDYSFTPHLALEALKIPESVFVQEQRYGDCGAQSMYFAALCRSVGIPARASGGLQLFPVNDAGCGDHFWAQIYLPNYGWVPVDTSAGQIAKYMPQLTSEEQHDFANYYFGKMDPFRYLIQHDVDLPLTPPPDRTLAFGMVLQSPTALCSEMDRNPGLTIMDGWQMTVTPIR; encoded by the coding sequence ATGAAGCGCTTTCTAATTCTTGGCTTCTTCTGCCTTCTGATCAGCGTTATCGTCGTTAGCTGCGCCAACCCATTTGCCTCGCCGGGTGAAAAGCTTTTCACCCAAGCCAAAGAGATTGAAATGAAAACCGAATACTTCGGCGCTTTTGACCACTACCTTTCGGCAATTACCAAACTGCGCGCGGAGGGAAAAATCGGACAGGTCAATGAATGCCGCGATGCTCTGACCCGGGTCGAGAAGATCACCTCCACCTATAGCTTGAGCGAAGAAGCGGCCCGGGGAATGATCAAACAGGCTCTCCCGGATATCCCCGAAAGTACGATCGATCAGGTGATCAAAGAAGGACGCCTTCCCAGTTTAAAGATCGGAGGGACGGTCTATTATTTTGTTGATTTCCTGAACACCCTGGCCCATATCTACCCCAAGCTTCGCGGCGAGCAGTCGGCCTCGGCGCTGGGCAAAAGCACCAATTTTTTCCAGATCATGAGCCGTTATATCTACGCCAAGGATGATCTCCTTCCCGGACAAACCCTGACCAACCCGATCAGCTACCGGGCCAAAGGGGAGATCTCTATTCCCAGAAAGTCTCTTCCCGATAAAGGGCTGTATAAAGTCTGGCTCCCCCTCCCGCTGGTCACAGCGGCCCAGCAGGATATCAAACTGATCTCAATTTATCCGCGAGAATATCTGAAGTACCCGCTCAAACAGGACGGCGACCTGGGGGTCGCCTATTTTGAGATCCCGCTCGAAGAGATCAAAGACGACCTGTCGATCGGCCTGGAAATATTGTTCACCCACTACGAAGAGCGCTTCAAGGTCGACCCGGATAAGATCGGCCAATACGACCGCCAGAGCCCGTTATACAAACAATACACCGCCTCCGGTAAAAATATCGCCCTGACCCCGGCTATCAGGGCCAAGGCCCGCCAGCTCGCCGGACGGGAAAAAAATCCATATAAGATCGCCAAGATATTTTATGACCACATTGTCTGGGATCTGGACTATAGCTTCACTCCGCACCTCGCCCTTGAGGCGTTAAAAATACCGGAATCGGTTTTCGTGCAGGAACAAAGATATGGGGATTGCGGGGCACAGAGCATGTACTTCGCGGCTTTATGCCGTTCGGTCGGGATCCCGGCGCGGGCCTCCGGCGGGCTCCAGCTTTTCCCGGTCAATGATGCGGGCTGCGGCGATCACTTCTGGGCCCAGATCTACCTGCCAAACTACGGCTGGGTCCCGGTCGATACTTCGGCCGGCCAGATCGCGAAATATATGCCTCAATTGACCAGTGAGGAGCAGCATGATTTTGCCAATTACTATTTTGGGAAAATGGACCCGTTCCGTTACCTGATCCAGCACGATGTCGATCTCCCCTTGACCCCGCCTCCCGACCGGACCCTCGCCTTCGGCATGGTCCTGCAATCCCCCACCGCCCTCTGCTCCGAAATGGACCGTAATCCCGGACTGACCATAATGGACGGCTGGCAAATGACCGTCACCCCGATCCGCTAG
- a CDS encoding RNA-binding protein produces MKSIFVGNLPWSATDDELRSKFAEFGNVISARIMIDKMTNKSRGFGFVDMDDNDMAKAVTAMSGYKWGDRELTVNEAKPRTENRDSGGRRDFKRF; encoded by the coding sequence ATGAAAAGCATATTTGTAGGAAATTTGCCATGGTCGGCGACTGACGACGAACTCAGAAGTAAGTTTGCTGAATTCGGCAATGTCATTTCCGCCAGGATCATGATCGATAAAATGACGAACAAATCCCGCGGATTTGGTTTTGTTGACATGGACGACAACGATATGGCGAAAGCCGTAACGGCTATGAGCGGTTACAAGTGGGGCGATCGTGAACTAACAGTTAACGAAGCCAAGCCACGGACCGAAAACCGCGACAGCGGCGGCCGCAGAGACTTTAAACGCTTCTAG